A single window of Dermacentor albipictus isolate Rhodes 1998 colony chromosome 1, USDA_Dalb.pri_finalv2, whole genome shotgun sequence DNA harbors:
- the LOC135900403 gene encoding uncharacterized protein, with protein MRKLQAGSEKRKTTTSGATSRRLPIKRRCGGPSSASSSRRLAALSRRASGRKTAMRRSGSRTRAAHSGAELSARLSSPRPSASSLGGGSRTLVGFSSSRSSPGGPGGSVQKRVSAHSGQNLAPSGSASHRSAAGHGKTLSATEQAHLRMLSSRSESVIHDMAHSSESRIASQQMSGHVLDTPMSIQITPVSSGIGSMFESRASRDHRLRDRARSAEGSGTFLEPQRDDSSFRRTHRQSGSQTRLARRSLSRSPSSREDNGPLQELVEVETDGALSRERTVSSPARSVSFHGSSEAKREATPKSSSSIAANSMSTRSLPNDAQSSSSSRLVHSARAATSTERTSSTLGTTGNRGALTSPFKTVFESSKRLESLLDKNRTSPTSLGVTSVTDSGFQRQTHDVLATPLRLSLSGSATKTATESTKVRSQQQTSTTAIRDTAPTGVGLLESTNGTQATKAEEREKPQVVITTERTATQGPGWSHSRVNQESIHQTGFPSNTITSTSTETDTTGKTLSDSTNEGGFQNKLLDRPAFSVLGSSEKSSFFTSSAPKKTSSNTVTQESIRQSTSFLDKTAGTMAPTGIEGTTLSTSTNPAELGQDVFDKSTAPAVHDFRDRPSTLASGTLERRMSSKSVVQESVKNPELYSAKAATVTSKGSNESDNLFTSSLPKASSKLVVQESVHRTISSQKPPGISTNDVKIMESTAASGNENALQQTTLDETTQSTLLDRHLSGATLVTSAPERTSSKPVIHESMRRTISSTKPPDVQVSADTKDETFSSSAVQDLVQQKPAETDSNNYSLSAGAQLIKTKKISTRHKTNEPVQHSFFERIEGSNYQAIGSTLQRGQLVSSGGKYDFKEFQVTASSEPTQATVEIARECESLPDKAPQDLSTEYVSAHKEKQVEDKAESTTAVALTPLPELSLIGSTPKASSEEIRSSETERPVCKVTDRDDALQWPAHLDTTVRHSTRLGEAAALFDAPSDVVHTGHSEIKVQFSENKEMTEQVRQAEKQEGGYEEVSGRKIYDTAMQEGTAPAPVSEALIKPQMAPIAYGTEQEERVSQPTNDNPRVDSSLLQYTPDDYILTELVREVEKKIEASSRYHVEPLPDDVLTIRSSKGIESLGRLMYETYEEELLMRRSEDDLSQEQERSTAEALEQPATAVQQAVMGLDQEGYAGVLEEYYECIEKRQPEPEPEEPTETGAQPSVDIGEEVKAKVEEHKSAVTTKAQEKHRFLAEEHDQWEGKDAESNEVDGKEVFSGKSFDAIREERRRQFEQRRNDMPVSIEREGRTVSVQDKGTLEIAQRTTLTTDQGKTKQLQDKVFVKKHQGERTSENAVRRFIAAAIEEAAKRDEATKSVRRFREYPCSEEASARIRSGSPYTSATGLASRKEEERHLADIKVQQEKAMPQVVGCRSIAELIEQIIQQHVSGTDIHKQGIVHQKQVQAQDFTSAQAPGFPPNMGQQEVPVFYQTGTVSQKPGDQYINNYRCSLQGAPRKSDTQLESTSHTDRRFSFSALGGRGTKCVIRKLEPGALTYLVEVASADKNQETQTDMVMAEEQMLVSEIFDHITTPKLRVSSSGTRLKELAPITVSPAESLTAIRNAYAEAVAWRVLRKQSPQGTEGVLSDAQKVEFYGNRQGMNVEKTASSTSLQSAPSVEDYFVQRMLDLGIIRNQAELRGKKPLNLENRVVSRTLSTGTFSKAGASSEAIAAPPPTPSRNLEHGENVEGGAEYCSGAAQDSTAQAPEKEEAPRDAVFEEARNVTAAASNFVGNVKQAMAATSAESYEEKRSSTVASSERSTRESRRTATTKATTTSEEQRFAAEQPSAASLKSTVSIGSEECTLCRNRISPEKSFESFICFGLHYLPNYFASVPSEVRDTVKLRIATDDDVREIMYLPWREPESTYTLHAAIVTRHLLCPSSFFVAVDTSRGLICGAASALVFDEEVAFCGFCQIRENYAFEHVGVLLWNELLHVTSGKNLFTLLPEPACRELREVYPFPSNPATGILFGASRFSRAAFARTVLVLEYKDKYFDALASYDKHVFGFNRKRYLASTVHEVGLDIRVATRNERNICGYGGMQRDSAGRLVLRWLFADDAETAESLLSSLLASCSHEDEVEVVAAFFLRSAATRPILDKLSARQLEPWRLVYTKREPLHSYGRVVCLTTV; from the exons GCCATGGGAAAACCCTGAGCGCTACCGAGCAGGCTCATCTGCGGATGCTGTCGTCACGAAGCGAATCCGTCATCCATGACATGGCGCACTCGTCTGAGAGTAGAATAGCTTCACAACAGATGTCCGGGCATGTCTTGGACACCCCCATGTCCATACAAATAACACCCGTCAGCAGCGGAATAGGGTCGATGTTCGAATCGCGCGCCTCTCGCGATCATAGGCTCCGGGACAGGGCCCGAAGCGCAGAGGGCAGCGGAACCTTCCTTGAGCCGCAGCGGGATGACAGCTCCTTCAGAAGGACGCACCGCCAGAGCGGTTCGCAGACACGGCTGGCCCGCAGGTCCCTCTCGCGGTCTCCCAGCAGCCGCGAGGACAACGGACCACTGCAGGAGCTCGTCGAAGTCGAGACCGATGGCGCGTTGTCGAGAGAAAGGACAGTTAGCTCACCCGCGAGGTCGGTTAGCTTCCATGGCTCGAGCGAAGCGAAGCGCGAAGCGACACCGAAGTCTTCCTCTTCGATCGCAGCGAATTCTATGTCCACAAGAAGCCTGCCAAATGATGCACAGAGTTCCAGCAGCTCGAGACTGGTGCACAGTGCTCGCGCAGCAACTTCAACGGAGAGAACTTCAAGCACCCTCGGAACTACAGGTAACAGGGGAGCACTGACGTCGCCGTTCAAAACCGTCTTTGAATCCTCGAAACGGCTCGAATCTCTGCTGGATAAAAACAGAACTTCGCCCACCAGTCTGGGCGTGACGTCAGTGACCGACAGTGGGTTTCAAAGACAAACGCACGACGTGCTTGCTACACCACTGAGGCTGTCCTTGTCGGGTTCTGCTACAAAGACGGCAACTGAAAGCACAAAGGTTCGAAGTCAGCAGCAGACTAGCACCACGGCCATTCGAGACACAGCACCCACAGGCGTAGGTCTACTTGAAAGTACGAACGGTACCCAGGCTACAAAGGCAGAAGAACGCGAAAAACCGCAAGTTGTTATCACAACGGAGAGAACTGCGACTCAGGGCCCAGGATGGTCTCATTCAAGAGTCAATCAAGAGTCAATACACCAAACTGGCTTTCCGTCGAACACGATAACTTCTACATCAACAGAAACCGATACAACGGGCAAAACATTAAGTGATTCCACAAACGAAGGCGGTTTTCAGAACAAGCTTCTAGACAGGCCAGCATTTAGTGTTTTAGGTTCAAGTGAAAAGTCTAGCTTTTTTACAAGTTCTGCTCCGAAGAAAACATCTTCAAACACCGTGACACAAGAGTCCATACGCCAGAGTACTTCTTTTTTAGACAAGACCGCTGGCACGATGGCACCCACAGGTATCGAAGGCACGACATTATCTACATCCACAAACCCGGCTGAACTTGGTCAGGACGTTTTTGACAAATCAACAGCACCAGCCGTGCATGACTTCCGCGACAGGCCTAGTACATTGGCTTCTGGTACCTTAGAAAGAAGAATGTCTTCCAAGTCTGTTGTCCAAGAGTCCGTGAAAAATCCGGAATTATATTCTGCGAAAGCCGCCACAGTCACCTCTAAAGGGTCGAACGAGAGCGATAACCTCTTCACGAGTTCTTTACCAAAGGCGTCTTCAAAGTTGGTGGTACAAGAGTCTGTACATCGCACTATTTCTTCTCAAAAACCGCCGGGCATCTCGACGAATGATGTAAAGATCATGGAGTCGACTGCTGCTTCAGGAAACGAGAATGCACTTCAGCAGACCACCCTTGACGAGACCACGCAGTCAACGTTGCTAGACCGACATTTGAGCGGAGCGACTCTTGTAACCTCAGCTCCAGAAAGAACATCTTCGAAGCCGGTCATTCACGAATCAATGCGTCGAACAATTTCTTCTACTAAGCCACCTGACGTACAGGTTTCTGCGGACACAAAAGATGAAACATTCAGCTCATCTGCTGTTCAAGACCTGGTTCAGCAGAAACCTGCAGAAACAGATTCAAACAATTATTCGCTCTCCGCAGGAGCTCAGCTGATTAAGACGAAAAAAATAAGTACGCGACATAAGACCAACGAACCTGTTCAGCACTCATTCTTTGAACGAATCGAAGGATCTAACTATCAGGCAATTGGCAGCACCCTGCAACGCGGCCAGCTTGTGTCATCCGGGGGTAAATACGATTTCAAGGAGTTTCAAGTCACGGCAAGCAGCGAACCCACACAAGCTACTGTCGAAATTGCTCGCGAATGTGAATCGCTTCCTGATAAAGCCCCTCAAGACTTGAGTACGGAATATGTCAGCGCACACAAAGAGAAGCAAGTGGAAGATAAAGCCGAAAGTACAACAGCTGTAGCGCTAACACCGCTTCCAGAGCTTTCACTGATTGGGTCGACCCCTAAGGCATCGTCTGAAGAAATTCGTTCAAGCGAGACTGAGCGACCTGTTTGCAAAGTCACCGATCGAGATGACGCGTTACAATGGCCCGCCCATCTTGACACTACAGTGCGTCATAGCACTAGGCTGGGAGAAGCTGCCGCCCTTTTCGATGCTCCTTCAGACGTCGTGCACACTGGGCACAGCGAAATCAAAGTACAGTTTTCTGAGAACAAAGAGATGACCGAGCAGGTAAGACAGGCCGAGAAGCAGGAGGGTGGTTACGAAGAAGTTTCTGGAAGGAAAATTTACGACACAGCTATGCAAGAAGGCACCGCTCCCGCGCCAGTAAGCGAGGCGCTTATAAAGCCCCAAATGGCTCCTATTGCGTACGGCACTGAACAAGAAGAGCGGGTCAGTCAACCGACAAATGATAACCCCCGCGTAGATAGCAGCCTCCTACAGTACACCCCTGACGACTACATCCTGACTGAGTTAGTTCGTGAAGTGGAAAAGAAGATCGAAGCTAGCTCTCGTTACCACGTCGAACCTCTCCCTGATGACGTGCTCACGATACGATCATCCAAAGGAATCGAGTCTCTTGGCCGGCTAATGTACGAGACATATGAAGAGGAGCTCCTCATGCGACGCAGTGAGGACGATCTGTCTCAAGAACAGGAAAGGTCAACAGCAGAAGCACTTGAACAACCTGCGACCGCAGTGCAACAAGCTGTCATGGGCCTTGACCAGGAGGGATATGCGGGGGTCCTTGAAGAATATTACGAATGTATTGAGAAAAGACAACCAGAACCAGAGCCAGAAGAGCCAACCGAAACAGGCGCACAGCCTTCTGTAGATATTGGTGAAGAAGTCAAGGCTAAAGTTGAAGAGCACAAATCCGCTGTTACCACAAAGGCGCAAGAAAAACACCGTTTTCTCGCGGAAGAACACGACCAATGGGAAGGCAAAGATGCTGAAAGCAATGAGGTGGATGGCAAGGAAGTTTTCTCCGGAAAATCATTTGATGCTATTCGAGAAGAAAGACGTCGACAGTTCGAGCAGCGTCGGAATGACATGCCTGTTTCAATAGAAAGAGAAGGGAGAACAGTATCAGTGCAGGACAAGGGAACGCTTGAAATAGCCCAGAGGACCACTTTGACGACGGATCAAGGCAAAACTAAACAGCTTCAAGACAAAGTTTTTGTGAAGAAACATCAAGGTGAACGGACGTCTGAAAATGCGGTGAGGCGCTTCATAGCGGCAGCCATCGAAGAAGCGGCGAAGCGCGATGAAGCTACCAAATCCGTTAGGCGATTTAGAGAGTACCCCTGCTCGGAAGAGGCGTCTGCGAGGATACGTTCGGGGTCACCATACACTTCTGCAACTGGCTTAGCTTCCCGCAAAGAAGAGGAACGCCATCTTGCCGACATAAAGGTACAGCAAGAGAAAGCCATGCCACAGGTTGTGGGTTGCAGGTCCATTGCAGAGTTAATTGAACAAATCATTCAGCAGCACGTCAGTGGAACCGACATCCACAAACAAGGCATCGTGCATCAGAAACAGGTGCAGGCACAGGACTTCACAAGCGCGCAAGCTCCAGGTTTCCCGCCCAACATGGGACAACAGGAAGTACCTGTCTTTTACCAGACGGGGACGGTTAGCCAAAAGCCAGGTGATCAGTACATCAACAACTATCGCTGCTCTTTGCAAGGCGCTCCACGGAAGAGCGACACCCAGTTGGAGAGCACTTCCCATACGGACCGCCGGTTCTCGTTCTCAGCGTTGGGCGGCCGCGGCACCAAATGTGTAATTCGAAAACTTGAACCTGGAGCTTTAACTTACCTAGTCGAAGTAGCGTCCGCAGATAAAAACCAAGAAACTCAAACCGATATGGTCATGGCCGAAGAGCAAATGCTGGTCAGCGAAATTTTTGACCATATAACAACACCTAAATTGCGTGTGTCTTCCTCAGGCACTAGGCTCAAGGAACTGGCACCAATCACTGTTTCACCTGCTGAGAGCTTAACTGCCATAAGGAACGCCTATGCAGAGGCCGTTGCTTGGCGTGTATTGCGCAAGCAATCGCCTCAGGGCACCGAGGGTGTCCTTTCCGACGCGCAGAAGGTGGAATTTTACGGCAATAGACAGGGTATGAACGTTGAAAAGACTGCCTCGTCGACGTCGTTGCAGAGCGCACCTTCTGTGGAAGACTATTTCGTACAAAGAATGCTCGATTTAGGCATAATAAGAAACCAGGCGGAACTACGGGGCAAAAAGCCACTCAATCTCGAGAATAGAGTCGTCTCGCGGACGTTGTCAACGGGCACATTCTCCAAGGCGGGCGCGTCGTCTGAAGCGATTGCTGCGCCACCTCCGACACCATCACGTAACCTGGAGCACGGAGAGAATGTCGAAGGAGGAGCGGAGTATTGCTCAGGCGCGGCCCAGGACTCGACAGCACAGGCCcctgaaaaagaagaggctccGCGGGACGCTGTGTTCGAAGAGGCGAGGAACGTGACTGCCGCAGCGTCGAATTTTGTCGGAAATGTGAAGCAGGCGATGGCAGCAACTTCGGCAGAAAGCTACGAAGAGAAACGTTCGTCGACTGTCGCGTCGAGCGAGAGGTCTACTCGGGAATCTCGGAGGACAGCCACAACGAAAGCGACTACGACGTCAGAAGAGCAGCGCTTTGCGGCGGAGCAGCCCTCCGCAGCCAGCTTGAAAAGCACCGTTAGCATCGGTTCGGAGGAGTGCACATTGTGTAGGAACCGCATTTCTCCGGAAAAATCGTTCGAGTCATTCATCTGCTTTGGCCTTCACTATCTGCCTAACTACTTTGCGAGCGTTCCTTCTGAAGTGAGGGACACTGTCAAGCTGAGAATTGCCACCGACGACGACGTGAGAGAGATCATGTATCTGCCTTGGAGAGAACCGGAATCCACGTACACACTGCACGCCGCAATAGTCACGAGGCACCTGCTTTGCCCAAGTAGCTTCTTCGTCGCCGTCGACACCTCACGAG GGCTCATCTGCGGAGCCGCGAGTGCGCTCGTGTTCGACGAAGAGGTCGCCTTCTGCGGCTTCTGCCAGATCCGCGAGAACTACGCGTTCGAGCACGTGGGCGTCCTGCTGTGGAACGAGCTGCTGCACGTCACCAGCGGCAAGAACCTGTTCACCCTGCTGCCCGAGCCCGCGTGCCGGGAGCTGCGCGAGGTCTACCCGTTCCCGTCGAACCCCGCGACGGGCATCCTCTTCGGCGCGAGCCGGTTCTCGCGGGCCGCGTTCGCGCGCACCGTGCTGGTGCTCGAGTACAAGGACAAGTACTTCGACGCTCTCGCCTCGTACGACAAGCACGTGTTCGGCTTCAACCGCAAGCGCTACTTGGCCTCGACCGTGCACGAGGTCGGGCTCGACATCCGCGTGGCGACGCGCAACGAGCGCAACATTTGCGGCTACGGCGGCATGCAGCGGGACAGCGCCGGTCGCCTGGTGCTGCGCTGGCTGTTCGCCGACGACGCCGAGACGGCCGAGTCGCTGCTGTCCAGCCTGCTGGCCTCGTGCAGCCACGAGGACGAGGTGGAGGTGGTGGCCGCGTTCTTCCTGCGCTCGGCTGCCACGCGGCCGATCCTCGACAAGCTCAGCGCCCGCCAACTCGAGCCGTGGCGCCTCGTGTACACCAAGAGGGAGCCCCTGCACAGCTACGGCAGGGTCGTCTGCCTCACCACCGTCTAG